The sequence CGCGGCTCGCGGCCGATCTCGCCGCCAGAGCGCCGGTCGCGCTCGCGCAGGCGAAGCGCGCGACGGCCGTCGCGGCGGACGCGGACCTCGGGACCGGCTGCGGCTACGAGGTCGAGGCCTTCGGCGTGACCTTCGCGACCGACGACCGGGTCGAGGGGCTGAAGGCGTTCCTGGAGAAGCGAACGCCGGCGTGGAAGGGACGCTAGGGGCGTGCGCGTCGAGCTCACGGAGACGCAGCGCCAGCTGCGCGACCTGGTGCGCGCCTTCGCGCAGGAGCGCGTCCGGCCGGCGGCGGCCGACACCGACCGCCGCGAGCGCTTCCCGCGCGAACTGATCGGCGAGCTCGGCCGCCTCGGTGTGATGGGCTGCTTCGTCCCCGAGCTCTACGGCGGCGCGGGCTTCGACCACGTCGCCTACGCGCTCGCGGTCGAGGAGCTGTCGGCCGCGTGCGCGGCGACCGGCGTCATCTTCTCGGCGCACGCCTCGCTCGCCACCTGGCCGATCCTGGCGCTCGGCACCGAGGCGCAGCGGGAGCGCTACCTGCCCCGGCTCGCGCGCGGCGAGTGGCTCGGCTGCTTCGCGCTCTCGGAGCCGAGCTCCGGCTCGGACGCGGGCTCGATCCGCACCACCGCGCGGCGCGCCGGCGACCACTACGTGCTCAACGGCACCAAGAACTTCATCACCAACGCGCCCGACGCGCAGCTCGCGATCGTCTTCGCCTCGCTCGATCTCGGCCTGGGCAACGAGGGGCTCGCCGCCTTCATCGTCGAGACGGCGTGGCCCGGCTGGGAGGTGGTGCGCGTCGAGGAGAAGATGGGCATCCGCGGCGCGCACTCCGCGCAGCTCGCCTTCACCGACCTCCGCGTGCCGCGCGAGAACCTGCTCGGCGCGGAGTCGGGCGGCTTCAAGGTCGCCATGAAGACGCTCGACGGCGGGCGGATCGGCATCGCCGCGCAGGCAGTCGGCATCGCGCGCGCCTCCTTCGAGGACTCGCTCGCCTACGCCCGGGAGCGGCGCGCCTTCGACCGCGCGCTGGCCGAGTTCCAGGCCGCGCAGTTCCGCCTGGCCGACATGGCGACCGCCGTGGAGGCGGCGCGGCTCCTCACGCTGCGCGCGGCTTTCCTGAAGGACCGCGGTTTGCCATATACGAAGGAGGCGGCGATGGCGAAGCTCTTCGCCGCCGAGACCGCGATGACGCTCGCCACGCAGGCGGTGCAGATGCACGGGGGCTACGGCTACACGCGCGAGTTCGCCGTCGAGCGCTACTTCCGCGACGCCAAGATCACCGAGATCTACGAGGGCACGTCGGAGATCCAGCGCTTGGTGATCGCTGGGCAGCTCCTCCGGGAGGCTCGGGGCGCATGAGCGCGAGCGAAGAATACCGATGAGCGCGAGCGAAGGATACCGATGAGCGCGAGCGAAGGATACTGATGAGCTGGCGCACCTGCTACTCGGCACCGACGCCCCCGGAGGCGCACCTCGTCAAGGGCTTCCTCGAGGGGCGCGGCGTCCCGTGCCTGCTGACAACCGAGGGGTCGAGCGTCTATCCGTCCATCGCGTTCGGGTCGCGAGTCCACGTTCTCGTACCCGAGCACTGGCTGCCCGTGGCGCGGAAGATGGTCGAGCGGCGGCGACGAGCGAAGCCGGCGCGGGTCGTCCCGCTGCAGCCGCGGAGGCGGCTCCGATGACCAGGCGCGAGTGGCTCGAGAAGCGCTACCGGACGGAGAAGGAGCGTGACGTCCGCTTCTCGACCGTCTCCGACATGGAGGTGGGGCCGCTCTACACGGCCGAGGATATCCCGCCCGACGCGGGCGAGCGCCTCGGCCTCCCCGGCGAGTTCCCCTACACGCGCGGCGTCTACCCGAGCATGTACCGGGGCCGGCTGTGGACGATGCGCCAGTTCGCCGGCTTCGCCACCCCCGAAGACACCAACGCGCGCTTCCACTTCCTCCTGAAGCAGGGCCAGACGGGGCTCTCGACCGCCTTCGACATGCCGACCCTCATGGGCTACGACGCCGACCATCCGCGCGCGCTCGGCGAGGTCGGGCGCGAGGGCGTCGCCGTCTCGAGCCTCGCCGACATGCGGGCGCTCTTCGCCAGCATCCGCCTCGACCGGGTGACGACCTCGATGACCGTCAACTGCTCCGCGAGCGCGCTGCTCGCGATGTACCTGGCGGTGGCCGAGGAGCAGGGCGTTCCCTGGACGCAGATCGGCGGCACCATCCAGAACGACATGCTGAAGGAGTTCATCGCGCAGAAGGAGTGGATCTGCCCGCCCGAGCCGTCGCTCCGCATCGTGGTGGACATGATCGAGTTCTGCGCCCGCGCGGTGCCGCGCTGGCACCCGGTCTCGATCAGCGGCTACCACATCCGGGAGGCGGGCTCGACGGCGGTGCAGGAGCTGGCGTTCACGCTGGCCGACGGCATCGCGTACGTCGAGGCGGCGGTGAAGCGCGGGCTCCGGGTGGACGACTTCGCGCCCCGGCTCTCCTTCTTCTTCAACCTGCACAACGACTTCCTGGAGGAGGTGGCGAAGCTCCGCGCCGCGCGCCGCCTGTGGGCGACGATCATGCGCGAGCGCTTCGGCGCGAAGGACCCGCGCTCGCTCAGGCTCCGCACCCACGCGCAGACCGCGGGCTGCGCGCTCACGGCGCAGCAGCCGCTCAACAACGTCGTGCGGGTGACGGTGCAGGCCCTGGCGGGCATCCTGGGCGGCGTGCAGTCCCTGCACACGAACTCGCTCGACGAGACGCTCGCGCTGCCCTCGGAGCCGGCGGTCATGGTGGCGCTCCGCACGCAGCAGATCCTGGCCGAGGAGAGCGGGGTCGCGAACGTCATCGATCCCCTCGGCGGGAGCTGGGCCATCGAAGCGCTCACGGACCGAATCGAGCGCGAGGCGCGCGAGTACATCGAGCGCATCGACGGCTTCGGCGGCATGGTGAAGGCGATCGAGGCCGGCTACCCGCAGCGCGAGATCGCCGACGCGGCCTACGCCTACCAGCAGCAGATCGACCGCGGCGAGAAGACCGTGATCGGCGTGAACCGCTACCAGGTGCCCGAGGAGC is a genomic window of Deltaproteobacteria bacterium containing:
- a CDS encoding acyl-CoA dehydrogenase; protein product: MRVELTETQRQLRDLVRAFAQERVRPAAADTDRRERFPRELIGELGRLGVMGCFVPELYGGAGFDHVAYALAVEELSAACAATGVIFSAHASLATWPILALGTEAQRERYLPRLARGEWLGCFALSEPSSGSDAGSIRTTARRAGDHYVLNGTKNFITNAPDAQLAIVFASLDLGLGNEGLAAFIVETAWPGWEVVRVEEKMGIRGAHSAQLAFTDLRVPRENLLGAESGGFKVAMKTLDGGRIGIAAQAVGIARASFEDSLAYARERRAFDRALAEFQAAQFRLADMATAVEAARLLTLRAAFLKDRGLPYTKEAAMAKLFAAETAMTLATQAVQMHGGYGYTREFAVERYFRDAKITEIYEGTSEIQRLVIAGQLLREARGA
- a CDS encoding DUF2007 domain-containing protein → MSWRTCYSAPTPPEAHLVKGFLEGRGVPCLLTTEGSSVYPSIAFGSRVHVLVPEHWLPVARKMVERRRRAKPARVVPLQPRRRLR
- a CDS encoding methylmalonyl-CoA mutase; the protein is MTRREWLEKRYRTEKERDVRFSTVSDMEVGPLYTAEDIPPDAGERLGLPGEFPYTRGVYPSMYRGRLWTMRQFAGFATPEDTNARFHFLLKQGQTGLSTAFDMPTLMGYDADHPRALGEVGREGVAVSSLADMRALFASIRLDRVTTSMTVNCSASALLAMYLAVAEEQGVPWTQIGGTIQNDMLKEFIAQKEWICPPEPSLRIVVDMIEFCARAVPRWHPVSISGYHIREAGSTAVQELAFTLADGIAYVEAAVKRGLRVDDFAPRLSFFFNLHNDFLEEVAKLRAARRLWATIMRERFGAKDPRSLRLRTHAQTAGCALTAQQPLNNVVRVTVQALAGILGGVQSLHTNSLDETLALPSEPAVMVALRTQQILAEESGVANVIDPLGGSWAIEALTDRIEREAREYIERIDGFGGMVKAIEAGYPQREIADAAYAYQQQIDRGEKTVIGVNRYQVPEERPPDLLRVPLEVEQRQADRVRRVKRERDAAAARAALQRVRAAAESDENLMPPLVAAVKAMCTVGEIADVYRQVFGQYRDPAWL